In bacterium, a single genomic region encodes these proteins:
- a CDS encoding inorganic phosphate transporter — translation MLSVPLLLLATIAVALVFDFTNGAHDCGNAIATVVSTKALSPRAAVVMATVLNLLGALIGTKVAETVGKGIVRVDPGPGGQVIVFAGLFGAVLWNCATWYWGLPSSSSHALIGGLIGAAIVGEGWGALHTGEILHKVVAPLFLSPLCGFAAGYLSMVGLAWMLRNATRRGTNDRLRHVQVGASALMATAHGLNDAQKTMGVIALALFIFGRSASVHVPFWVKLICAGAMAAGTMIGGWRIIRTMGQRIFKMQPVHGVAVAGTSTVVIFAASLYGAPISTTQTIASSVLGAGASRRLSAVRWGVGKDMALAWFFTLPCAGLVAAGCCVALRAMGLAG, via the coding sequence ATGCTTAGCGTGCCGCTCCTCCTGCTCGCGACGATCGCCGTCGCCCTCGTCTTCGACTTCACCAACGGCGCGCACGACTGCGGCAACGCGATCGCCACAGTGGTCTCCACGAAGGCGCTCTCGCCGCGCGCCGCGGTGGTGATGGCCACGGTGCTGAACCTGCTCGGCGCGCTGATCGGCACGAAGGTCGCGGAGACGGTCGGCAAGGGGATCGTGCGGGTCGACCCCGGCCCGGGCGGGCAGGTGATCGTCTTCGCCGGGCTGTTCGGGGCGGTGCTCTGGAACTGCGCGACCTGGTACTGGGGCCTCCCCTCCTCCTCGTCGCACGCGCTGATCGGCGGGCTGATCGGCGCCGCGATCGTCGGCGAAGGCTGGGGCGCGCTGCACACCGGCGAGATCCTGCACAAGGTCGTCGCGCCGCTGTTCCTCTCCCCGCTCTGCGGCTTCGCCGCCGGCTATCTCTCGATGGTCGGCCTCGCCTGGATGCTGCGGAACGCGACGCGCCGCGGCACGAACGACCGGCTGCGCCACGTGCAGGTCGGGGCGTCGGCGCTGATGGCCACGGCCCACGGCCTCAACGACGCGCAGAAGACGATGGGCGTGATCGCGCTCGCCCTCTTCATCTTCGGCCGGAGCGCCTCGGTCCACGTCCCGTTCTGGGTCAAGCTGATCTGCGCCGGCGCGATGGCCGCCGGAACGATGATCGGCGGCTGGCGGATCATCCGCACGATGGGGCAGCGGATCTTCAAGATGCAGCCGGTGCACGGCGTCGCCGTCGCCGGCACGTCGACGGTCGTGATCTTCGCCGCGTCGCTCTACGGCGCGCCGATCAGCACGACGCAGACGATCGCCTCGTCGGTCCTCGGCGCCGGCGCCTCGCGCCGTCTTTCCGCGGTCCGCTGGGGCGTGGGGAAGGACATGGCGCTGGCCTGGTTCTTCACCCTGCCCTGCGCCGGCCTGGTCGCTGCGGGCTGCTGCGTCGCGCTGCGCGCGATGGGGCTCGCCGGCTGA